In Plasmodium vivax chromosome 14, whole genome shotgun sequence, the genomic window CTCTAATGATTATGGAAATTTACTCTTCTTCGGAGGAtaagaattttatttattcctcCCTGTCTCTCTTCGATGCCATGTGCTGCTACAAGGTCAACTGCCTGCACTTGGAGGGGATGCAGATCGCCCCGCTCCTCCGGTTTGTAAAGTCGCTCAACGTCGTGGAGCTCTACAGGCGCGCAGAGCGGATCGAGGCCGCGCTCcgcaaaaataaacactTGGGGGGGCCGTGAGCGGTGAGCGGTGAGCGGTGAGCGGTGAGCGGTGAGCGGTAAGAGGTAAAGCGGtgagcggtaaagcggcgcACCGCCTGGGGGCTACTCGAACTTCTTCTCCGCCACGATGACGGGTTTGctctgcggaggggggggggaggcataGCAGTGTAGAGGGTAGCGGCGTGACGTCGCAGCTGCTTGGCGCTGCTTGGCGCAACGGCATGGCTACCCCCGAGAGGCTCCTCGCGCTGCGCTCCGCCCGCAGGTACTCGAAGGGGTAGGGCTCCTTCCCACTCAGCCAGCGCGCCGTTCGGATGAAGTGATCGATctggtggggggggaaaaagggggcgtcCAAGCGTGGGCATGGAAGTGCGGGAAGCGACGTGCGGGAAACGACATGTAGGAGCCATTATCCCGAGGggggcacacacacacaaatggAGCGCTGCATTATCGGGTGCACTCCTGTGAtgaccgcctccccccccgcgacTTACATCACGAATGTCACAGATATACTTGAAGAGGGTCCACATGGCGACCACATAGGCAGATACACAAGTGAAcggaaagaagaagagaaaaaagagctCCGCCTTGGTGAAGTACTGCAGGGCATCATCCACAGTCACCTTCCCCTGTGcctccccaattttttttttaataaccccATCCTTTAGGGGGCTAACTTTAACACGTTTTAACAGCCTCACACTGGTTGCGAAAaggcttccttttttggagcGACACGCGCGAACGAATCGGATCATTCTTTCGTTCTTCTTTCAGGAGAGAGGGGGTAGAAGAGGAAGTGACTTCTCAGAGCGAGGGCGCCCGATGCGTATGCATTGTGTGTGTCCTACGTATAGCTTtgcgaaggggggaaacaacaTCGCAGGGGGGTAGTTACGACGAGGAACGATTAACCGGCGGGGGGCGACGCGGGGTGCGGCCTCCGGCTACGGCTCGTGCAGGCcctgaaatatttttcgccTCAGCAGGTGatctggaaaaaaaaaaaaaataaaataaaaataaagggaaaaggaaaaggaaaaggaaaaggaaaaagaaattatatcgCCGTATGTATAGCAGTACATATAGCCGCACATATAGCAGCGCATCCACTCTTGAAGCGTGCTCTGcctctgcttttttttttttttttttttttttgtggcgcCCCGCCATTTCGCCTGGGGGACTCTACTGCCCCTCCCTGCTCACCTTTAAGGTCAATTTTTCTGTTGGGTGTGGTATTCTTCGTCTCTTCGCAAATGACATCCAGGCTCTTTCCCTGCGCGTTGGGAACGAGGGAGGAGGGGGATCCCACCATTAAAAAGGGTTGCCCAGTGGTACAGTGGTACAGTGGCAGTCGCCCAGTTGCCCAGTGGTACAGTGGTACAGTGGCAGTCGCCCAGTTGCCCAGTGGTACAGTGGTACAGTGGCAGTCGCC contains:
- a CDS encoding hypothetical protein, conserved (encoded by transcript PVX_100590A), with the translated sequence MIRFVRACRSKKGSLFATSVRLLKRVKVSPLKDGVIKKKIGEAQGKVTVDDALQYFTKAELFFLFFFPFTCVSAYVVAMWTLFKANPSSWRRRSSSSPQAVRRFTAHRFTSYRSPLTAHRSPLTAHGPPKCLFLRSAASIRSARL